One part of the Hyalangium ruber genome encodes these proteins:
- a CDS encoding serine hydrolase domain-containing protein: protein MYSAIAAALVAVSVAQAPTPSTPPPVPTVISEERALAARLDGVIDQAIAEKRIVGTVILVAKDGKVVYRRAAGLADREAGRPMKENEVFRLASVSKPIVAATALVLVDQRKLTLDDPITKWLPTFRPKLPDGREPVITVRHLLTHTAGLTYGFAESEQGPYRRAGVSDGLDASEVSLDENLRRIASVPLSSEPGKRWGYSVATDVLGAVVAKAGGASLPQVVERVLTGPLGMKDTGFSVKDAKRLATPYADGKPEPVRMGKEQVVLFNGAGVRFAPGRALNPRAFPSGGAGMVGTAGDFLKFLETLRAGGAPVLAASTAEQLGSAQVGPEAATQGPGWGFSFVGAVLVDPAKTGSPQSVGTWQWGGAYGHNWFVDPQRRLTVVALTNTAFEGMSGAFTSSVRNAVYGTGN, encoded by the coding sequence ATGTATTCTGCCATCGCCGCCGCCCTGGTGGCCGTCAGCGTCGCTCAGGCCCCCACCCCCTCCACTCCTCCTCCCGTCCCCACGGTCATCTCCGAGGAGCGTGCCCTGGCGGCGCGTCTGGACGGGGTCATCGACCAGGCGATCGCGGAGAAGCGCATCGTCGGAACCGTCATCCTCGTCGCGAAGGACGGCAAGGTCGTCTACCGGCGCGCCGCGGGTCTGGCCGATCGCGAGGCAGGGCGGCCCATGAAGGAGAACGAGGTGTTCCGCCTGGCGTCCGTGAGCAAGCCGATCGTGGCCGCGACGGCGCTGGTGCTGGTGGATCAGCGCAAGCTCACGCTGGATGACCCCATCACGAAGTGGCTTCCCACCTTCCGGCCGAAGCTGCCGGATGGCCGCGAGCCCGTCATCACGGTGCGCCACCTGCTGACCCATACCGCGGGACTGACCTACGGCTTCGCGGAGTCGGAGCAGGGGCCGTATCGCCGGGCTGGGGTCTCGGATGGCCTGGACGCGTCCGAGGTGTCCCTGGATGAGAACCTTCGCCGGATCGCTTCAGTGCCGCTGTCCTCCGAGCCCGGGAAGCGCTGGGGCTATTCGGTGGCGACGGACGTACTGGGCGCGGTCGTCGCAAAGGCCGGAGGCGCGTCCCTGCCTCAGGTGGTCGAGCGGGTCCTCACCGGACCGCTGGGCATGAAGGACACGGGCTTCAGCGTGAAGGACGCGAAGCGGCTCGCGACGCCCTATGCGGACGGGAAGCCGGAGCCGGTTCGCATGGGCAAGGAGCAGGTGGTGCTGTTCAACGGCGCCGGGGTCCGCTTCGCTCCTGGGCGGGCCTTGAACCCGCGCGCCTTCCCGTCAGGAGGTGCGGGAATGGTGGGAACGGCGGGTGACTTCCTGAAGTTTCTGGAGACGCTGCGCGCGGGCGGAGCGCCGGTCTTGGCGGCGTCCACCGCCGAGCAGCTGGGCTCTGCCCAGGTAGGCCCGGAGGCCGCGACCCAGGGGCCCGGCTGGGGCTTCAGCTTCGTCGGGGCGGTGCTCGTCGACCCGGCGAAGACGGGGAGCCCGCAGTCGGTGGGGACCTGGCAGTGGGGCGGAGCCTACGGCCACAACTGGTTCGTGGATCCGCAGCGCCGCCTGACGGTGGTGGCACTCACCAATACGGCGTTCGAAGGCATGTCGGGAGCTTTCACCTCCTCCGTGCGCAACGCGGTCTACGGCACCGGCAACTGA
- a CDS encoding protein kinase domain-containing protein, translated as MECPGENLVLEFLEGALPPPSAEAFHAHLDGCALCQRLVGELARAEALEGRPGHEGEQVFLVPGARLDRYFILKQVGIGGMGVVYAAFDPSLDRKVALKVLHGPQSLGGSSEVHRRWLLAEAQALARLSHPHVVTVYEARVIGEQLFLVLEFADGGTLESWLRERSRSWREVLTVFLAAGEGLRAAHEAGIVHRDFKPSNVLIRRDGRVQVTDFGLARLVASPEGPSPALGARDAAPPLSGASSATWRGARAGTPAYMAPEQWERSKADARSDQYSFCVALYEALYGERPPKAEGFLLVPRGRRVPARIRRVLQRGLSSAPEARFPSMRELLAALTREPLTAWRIPLATAAALGLVVLGGVLGGAREEPQPCRGGERRLESAWGPRRRDAVRQMLLSAEGLTAEGSWGGVQRTLNAYASAWVAHYTEACEATRVRGEQSEALLDARMLCLDRRARDLEALTDLLATQPPIAADQAIAAAERLPGLESCAAPYAQAVVPVPAPARVLADTLARHLSEVRALHFTGQYPLALEKALAAKELLRELDHAPSRAELFLEIGELHRARFETRQAEQMLLEAAWEAEAGHHDRVAAEARIALVFIHGDMLLRPALGAPWVRDAHAAVQRLGGDDELEARLAQILGSVLMEQGHCAEAWPHIQRAWALTEKAAPADSLKRDGGLLSLGRGQQCAGELAAARATYQQVLRLREKALGPGHTRVAEALLFEGRVAVEQGDMAGALELVQRALDIERNAKAPRAEMVAIAHSMVATALLGLDRPEEAWHHAQESLAALERVGTQNPSRRAYSWLLLGQIEAKRGHPRAAMEWFERALRAFEGTAQALASETRQRMEALRRGLPPLPVVLPQAQTASDAGVVGPAR; from the coding sequence ATGGAGTGTCCCGGAGAGAACCTCGTCCTGGAGTTCCTGGAGGGCGCGCTGCCTCCTCCGAGCGCGGAGGCGTTTCACGCACACCTCGACGGTTGCGCACTGTGTCAACGCCTCGTCGGCGAGTTGGCGCGGGCGGAGGCCCTGGAGGGTCGCCCGGGGCACGAGGGCGAGCAGGTCTTCCTCGTGCCTGGGGCTCGGCTGGACCGGTACTTCATCCTGAAGCAGGTGGGCATCGGGGGGATGGGGGTGGTGTACGCCGCGTTCGACCCGTCCCTGGATCGCAAGGTGGCCCTGAAGGTGTTGCACGGTCCCCAGTCGCTCGGCGGCTCGTCCGAGGTGCACCGCCGCTGGCTGCTGGCCGAGGCCCAGGCCCTGGCCCGGCTCTCCCACCCCCATGTCGTCACCGTGTACGAGGCCCGTGTCATCGGCGAGCAGCTCTTCCTGGTGCTCGAGTTCGCCGACGGAGGCACGCTCGAGAGCTGGCTGCGCGAACGGTCGCGCTCCTGGCGCGAGGTGCTGACGGTGTTCCTCGCCGCGGGCGAGGGGCTGCGGGCGGCGCACGAGGCGGGGATCGTGCATCGGGACTTCAAGCCCTCCAACGTGCTCATCCGCCGGGACGGGCGTGTGCAGGTGACGGACTTCGGCCTCGCGCGACTGGTCGCGTCTCCTGAGGGCCCCTCTCCGGCGCTGGGAGCGCGGGACGCCGCACCGCCGCTGTCCGGGGCGTCTTCGGCGACCTGGAGGGGAGCCCGGGCGGGGACTCCCGCGTACATGGCTCCCGAGCAGTGGGAGCGGAGCAAAGCCGACGCGCGGTCGGATCAGTACAGCTTCTGCGTCGCGCTGTACGAGGCGCTCTACGGCGAGCGTCCCCCCAAGGCCGAGGGTTTCCTCCTCGTGCCACGAGGCCGCCGGGTGCCCGCGCGCATCCGCCGGGTGCTCCAGCGAGGCCTCTCGTCCGCTCCCGAGGCGCGCTTTCCCTCCATGCGCGAGCTGCTGGCGGCGCTCACGCGTGAGCCACTCACGGCCTGGCGCATCCCCCTGGCCACCGCGGCCGCGCTGGGGCTCGTGGTGCTGGGCGGGGTGCTGGGCGGGGCTCGGGAGGAGCCGCAGCCGTGCCGAGGAGGAGAGCGTCGGCTGGAGTCGGCCTGGGGACCGCGGCGCAGAGACGCGGTACGGCAGATGCTGCTGTCCGCTGAAGGGCTCACCGCGGAGGGGAGTTGGGGCGGCGTCCAGCGCACCTTGAACGCCTATGCCTCCGCGTGGGTGGCCCACTACACCGAGGCCTGCGAGGCCACACGGGTGCGCGGCGAGCAGTCCGAGGCCCTGCTCGATGCCCGCATGCTGTGTCTCGATCGTCGGGCCCGAGACCTGGAGGCCCTGACGGACTTGCTCGCCACCCAGCCGCCGATCGCGGCAGACCAGGCGATCGCCGCCGCCGAGCGCTTGCCTGGCTTGGAGTCCTGTGCGGCCCCGTACGCGCAGGCGGTGGTGCCGGTGCCAGCCCCGGCGCGAGTGCTGGCGGACACCCTGGCGCGACACCTCAGCGAGGTGCGCGCGCTCCACTTCACCGGGCAGTACCCCCTCGCGTTGGAGAAGGCACTCGCGGCGAAGGAGCTGCTGCGGGAGCTGGATCATGCGCCCAGCCGCGCGGAGCTCTTCCTGGAGATCGGCGAGTTGCACAGGGCGCGCTTCGAGACGCGCCAGGCTGAACAGATGCTGCTGGAAGCGGCGTGGGAGGCTGAGGCGGGTCACCATGACCGGGTGGCCGCGGAGGCACGCATCGCGCTGGTGTTCATCCACGGGGACATGCTGCTGCGGCCTGCCCTGGGTGCCCCTTGGGTCCGAGACGCCCATGCCGCGGTCCAACGCCTGGGAGGAGATGACGAACTCGAGGCCCGGCTGGCGCAGATCCTCGGCAGCGTGCTCATGGAGCAGGGCCACTGCGCCGAGGCGTGGCCGCACATCCAGCGAGCCTGGGCGCTGACGGAGAAGGCGGCCCCTGCGGACTCCCTGAAGCGAGATGGCGGGCTGCTTAGCTTGGGCAGGGGCCAGCAGTGCGCGGGGGAGCTGGCAGCGGCGCGCGCCACGTACCAGCAGGTCCTGCGGCTGCGAGAGAAGGCCTTGGGGCCAGGGCACACGCGGGTGGCCGAGGCGCTCCTGTTCGAAGGCCGGGTCGCCGTCGAGCAGGGAGACATGGCTGGCGCACTCGAGCTCGTCCAGCGGGCCCTGGACATCGAGCGGAATGCGAAGGCCCCACGCGCGGAGATGGTCGCCATTGCCCACTCCATGGTGGCGACGGCGCTGCTGGGGCTCGATCGGCCGGAGGAGGCCTGGCACCACGCCCAGGAGTCGCTCGCCGCCCTCGAGCGGGTGGGCACCCAGAACCCCTCGCGCAGGGCCTACTCGTGGCTCCTGCTCGGTCAGATCGAGGCGAAGCGCGGGCATCCTCGGGCGGCGATGGAGTGGTTCGAGCGGGCCCTGAGGGCCTTCGAAGGGACCGCCCAGGCCCTGGCGTCGGAGACGCGCCAGCGCATGGAGGCGCTGCGCAGGGGCCTGCCGCCTCTCCCGGTCGTGTTACCCCAGGCCCAGACAGCCTCGGACGCGGGCGTGGTGGGCCCGGCGCGCTGA
- a CDS encoding sigma-70 family RNA polymerase sigma factor yields the protein MAHAPSSPDLEAQATRAQETLPDIHADRAGFLRFLAERPEGLAHATDLYLAFACAQGVAPALAEFERRLEGVVGAAITHLRPSRVFVEEVHQRLRQRLLLAQEGALPKVLEYRGRGTLAHWLRAVALREALNLLAQQQARGAQEPLGAITELAAPGPDPELALLKRRYAPEFKGALEAALSNLPARERNFLRLFFIEGLTVEQIARMDGTHKSTVSRRMASARETVLQQMRLQLQERLALSVSELDSLVEQMRSQLDLSLARALD from the coding sequence ATGGCCCACGCTCCCAGCTCCCCAGACCTCGAAGCGCAAGCCACGCGCGCCCAGGAGACCCTCCCCGATATCCATGCGGATCGGGCAGGGTTCCTCCGCTTCCTCGCCGAGCGCCCCGAGGGCCTCGCCCACGCTACGGACCTCTACCTCGCCTTTGCGTGTGCCCAGGGCGTCGCGCCGGCGCTCGCGGAGTTCGAGCGGCGCTTGGAGGGGGTGGTCGGCGCCGCGATCACCCACTTGCGTCCCAGCCGCGTCTTCGTGGAGGAGGTCCACCAGCGGCTCCGCCAAAGGCTGCTGCTCGCCCAGGAGGGAGCCCTGCCCAAGGTGCTGGAGTACCGGGGCCGGGGCACGCTCGCCCACTGGCTGCGAGCCGTGGCGCTGCGCGAGGCGCTCAATCTGCTCGCGCAGCAGCAGGCCCGTGGCGCCCAGGAGCCGCTCGGAGCGATCACGGAGCTGGCCGCTCCGGGCCCGGATCCCGAGCTGGCCCTGCTCAAGCGCCGCTACGCCCCGGAGTTCAAGGGCGCGCTGGAGGCCGCGTTGAGCAACCTCCCCGCGCGGGAGCGCAACTTCCTGCGCCTCTTCTTCATCGAGGGACTCACCGTCGAGCAGATCGCCCGCATGGACGGTACCCACAAGTCCACCGTGTCGCGCCGGATGGCCAGCGCCCGCGAGACGGTCCTCCAGCAGATGCGCCTTCAGCTCCAGGAGCGTCTGGCGCTGAGCGTCTCGGAGCTCGACAGCCTCGTGGAGCAGATGCGCAGCCAGCTGGACCTGAGCCTTGCCCGCGCGCTGGACTGA
- a CDS encoding pyridoxal-dependent decarboxylase, translating to MTNANSRRSGSSVKRYFQFGERPFLKGAGTKSPEAWFLGTKAENAEELERLVVEAIRDHSFWRRNFHPQDPTHITEQSKRHPAYLHAMDSLRDNFRSLLSFLKKSVPFFSGRYQGHMNWDTTLPSVLGYFAAMLYNPNNVAFEGSTATTLLEMIVGDDLCRMLGYSIPEEDAIDQGAIRPWGHITSGGTAANIEAIWSARNLKLYPIALREALKAEASLAAARALTVTTCDGRTAPLSSLDTWSLLNLKVDDILSLPGRLTAEHGISGDTITEALSRHSLQHLGILEFSRRYLGDLKESPVVLVPATKHYSFPKAAAILGIGSANVIDVPVDRDARMSLPALERILRECLQARRPVLTVVGVIGSTEESAVDPLKGILEMRHALQKSGLSFTVHADGAWGGYFAAVLRPDEGPRVKEAPHEPPPEVGMSGYVTAQLSALGRADSITVDPHKSGYIPYPAGALCYRNGAMRDMVTFKAPYIVHGDEEPAVGIYGLEGSKPGAAVAAVYLSHKVIRPTRSGYGQIHRRALFNCKRFYARLLCMAGPNDRFAIVPVPRLQAEVSGSDVEAEVRFISERINRRSEEELLSDPEAMALLPELGPDQNILTYAVNFKNPDGSLNTNLEQANRLNKAIYDLLSIDPGDEIYGYGMIVSTTDFSEEHYGKTFIEDYKRRLGVASSPGSTVTVLRSTTMAPWLLSTPDGSFLDVLEFELRDAIMKAMMRDSMFQIFNEIDTNKDGVLEVAEVMSKFRERGYQDEEIDAFLEMCDLDKSGTVSLDEFLGAFAQFVARSRLASVSA from the coding sequence ATGACGAACGCAAATTCTCGCCGCAGCGGGTCCAGCGTCAAGCGCTACTTCCAGTTCGGAGAGAGGCCCTTCCTCAAAGGAGCCGGCACCAAATCACCGGAGGCCTGGTTTCTGGGCACCAAGGCCGAGAACGCCGAGGAGCTCGAGCGGCTCGTGGTCGAGGCCATCCGCGATCACTCCTTCTGGCGGCGAAACTTCCACCCGCAGGATCCCACGCACATCACCGAGCAATCCAAGCGACATCCGGCGTACCTCCACGCGATGGACTCGCTGAGGGATAACTTCCGGTCGCTCCTTTCGTTCCTCAAGAAGTCCGTCCCCTTCTTCAGCGGTCGGTATCAGGGCCACATGAACTGGGACACCACGCTCCCCAGCGTGCTCGGTTACTTCGCGGCCATGCTTTACAACCCCAACAACGTCGCGTTCGAGGGGTCCACCGCCACCACGCTCCTCGAGATGATCGTCGGCGACGATCTATGCCGGATGCTCGGTTACAGCATCCCCGAAGAGGACGCCATTGATCAGGGAGCCATCCGGCCCTGGGGGCACATCACCAGCGGCGGCACCGCCGCGAACATCGAGGCCATCTGGTCCGCCAGGAACCTCAAGCTCTATCCCATCGCGCTGCGCGAGGCGCTCAAGGCCGAGGCCTCCCTCGCGGCGGCGCGCGCGCTCACGGTCACCACATGCGACGGGAGGACAGCGCCGCTGTCATCGCTCGACACGTGGTCGCTCCTCAACCTCAAGGTCGACGACATCCTCTCCCTGCCCGGGCGCTTGACGGCCGAACACGGAATCTCGGGCGACACCATCACAGAGGCCCTGTCGAGGCACTCCCTCCAACACCTCGGCATCCTCGAGTTCTCGCGGCGCTACCTGGGGGATCTGAAGGAGTCGCCGGTAGTGCTGGTCCCCGCGACGAAGCATTACTCGTTCCCCAAGGCGGCGGCGATCCTTGGCATCGGCTCGGCCAACGTGATTGACGTGCCCGTGGATCGCGACGCGCGGATGAGCCTCCCCGCTCTTGAGCGAATCTTGAGAGAGTGCCTCCAGGCCCGGCGGCCGGTCCTTACGGTGGTCGGTGTGATTGGGAGCACGGAAGAGAGCGCGGTGGATCCGCTGAAGGGGATCCTCGAGATGCGCCACGCGCTCCAGAAGAGCGGACTCTCGTTCACGGTCCACGCGGACGGCGCGTGGGGCGGGTACTTCGCCGCCGTGCTGCGCCCCGACGAGGGGCCGCGCGTGAAGGAGGCGCCGCATGAGCCGCCGCCCGAGGTGGGGATGAGCGGGTATGTGACGGCCCAGCTCTCGGCGCTGGGGCGGGCCGACTCCATCACGGTGGACCCGCATAAATCGGGCTACATCCCCTACCCTGCGGGGGCGCTCTGCTATCGGAACGGCGCCATGCGCGACATGGTGACGTTCAAGGCTCCCTATATCGTCCACGGTGACGAGGAGCCCGCAGTGGGCATTTACGGGCTGGAGGGCTCGAAGCCCGGGGCCGCGGTGGCGGCGGTATATCTGAGCCACAAGGTCATTCGGCCGACGCGCAGCGGCTATGGGCAGATCCACAGGAGGGCGCTGTTCAACTGCAAGCGCTTCTACGCGCGGCTTCTGTGCATGGCCGGGCCGAACGACAGGTTTGCCATCGTCCCGGTCCCGCGGCTCCAAGCGGAGGTTTCGGGCAGCGACGTCGAGGCCGAGGTGCGCTTCATCAGCGAGCGCATCAACCGAAGAAGCGAAGAGGAGCTTCTGTCGGATCCCGAGGCCATGGCGCTCCTGCCCGAGCTCGGGCCGGATCAGAACATCTTGACCTACGCCGTGAACTTCAAGAACCCGGACGGCTCGCTCAACACGAATCTGGAGCAGGCAAACCGGTTGAACAAGGCCATCTACGATCTCTTGAGCATCGATCCCGGGGACGAGATCTACGGCTACGGGATGATCGTGAGCACGACCGACTTCAGCGAGGAGCACTACGGGAAGACGTTCATCGAGGATTACAAGAGGCGCCTGGGCGTCGCGTCGTCGCCGGGCTCTACGGTGACGGTGCTCCGATCGACGACGATGGCGCCGTGGCTCTTGTCGACGCCCGACGGGAGCTTCCTGGACGTGCTGGAGTTCGAGCTCCGCGACGCGATCATGAAGGCGATGATGCGGGACTCGATGTTCCAGATCTTCAATGAGATCGACACGAACAAGGACGGCGTCCTAGAGGTGGCGGAGGTGATGAGCAAGTTCCGCGAGAGGGGCTACCAGGACGAAGAAATCGACGCGTTCTTGGAGATGTGCGACCTCGACAAGAGCGGCACGGTGTCCCTGGACGAGTTCCTGGGCGCGTTCGCGCAGTTCGTGGCCAGGTCGAGGCTCGCGAGCGTCAGCGCCTAA
- a CDS encoding MBL fold metallo-hydrolase encodes MRASSRFREGVFQNTATVTPGLKPGTTFSTMGEFVLGGQRRTPPAPLPSESPLATWARPLDTGLRATWLGHSTVLLEVDGLRVLTDPVWGERASPWAFAGPKRFHPVPVTLAQLPPLDAVILSHDHYDHLDHPTILQLARTSAPFYTSLGVGAHLEAWGVPTERITELDWWESAMLPRGELRITAAPSQHFSGRGIGDRNRTLWSSFVIETPRHKVFFSGDTGLTPEYADIRQRLGPFDLVMLEVGAYHPAWGDIHLGPENALEALGLLGGGAFLPVHWGTFNLAIHAWDEPAEVLLRLGQEQRVRLVMPRLGAPVVPSRVETVDPWWRTVGAARELEPPSAGAVGPAS; translated from the coding sequence ATGCGCGCCTCGTCCCGCTTCCGGGAGGGCGTCTTCCAGAACACCGCGACGGTGACGCCAGGCCTCAAGCCCGGCACCACGTTCTCGACGATGGGCGAGTTCGTCCTGGGCGGTCAGCGCCGGACGCCGCCCGCGCCTCTGCCGTCCGAGAGCCCGCTGGCGACGTGGGCCCGGCCGCTGGACACGGGGCTGCGCGCGACGTGGCTCGGCCACTCCACGGTGCTGCTCGAGGTGGACGGGCTGCGCGTGCTCACGGACCCCGTCTGGGGCGAGCGCGCCTCTCCTTGGGCCTTCGCGGGGCCGAAGCGGTTCCATCCCGTGCCGGTGACGCTCGCGCAGTTGCCGCCGCTGGATGCGGTCATCCTCTCGCACGACCACTACGACCACCTCGACCACCCGACCATCCTGCAGCTGGCGCGCACGAGCGCGCCCTTCTACACCTCGCTCGGCGTGGGCGCGCACCTGGAGGCGTGGGGCGTGCCCACCGAGCGCATCACCGAGCTGGACTGGTGGGAGTCTGCCATGCTCCCCCGGGGGGAGCTGCGCATCACCGCCGCGCCCTCCCAGCACTTCTCCGGCCGAGGCATCGGAGACCGCAACCGCACGCTTTGGTCCTCGTTCGTCATCGAAACCCCGAGGCACAAGGTTTTCTTCAGCGGCGACACGGGCCTCACGCCGGAGTACGCCGACATCCGCCAGCGGCTGGGGCCCTTCGACCTCGTGATGCTGGAAGTCGGCGCGTACCACCCGGCGTGGGGCGACATCCACCTGGGGCCAGAGAACGCGCTCGAGGCGCTGGGGCTGCTTGGCGGCGGGGCGTTCCTGCCGGTGCATTGGGGCACCTTCAACCTCGCCATCCACGCATGGGACGAGCCGGCCGAGGTGCTGCTCCGGCTCGGGCAGGAGCAGCGGGTGCGCCTGGTGATGCCGAGGCTGGGTGCTCCGGTGGTGCCGTCGCGGGTGGAGACCGTGGATCCGTGGTGGCGCACGGTGGGTGCCGCCCGTGAACTGGAGCCGCCCTCGGCGGGCGCGGTGGGCCCGGCGAGCTGA